In Methylacidiphilum infernorum V4, a single window of DNA contains:
- the nifN gene encoding nitrogenase iron-molybdenum cofactor biosynthesis protein NifN, translating into MAKIISSKKACSVSPLKMSQPIGGALAFMGINRCMPVLHGSQGCTAFGLVLFVRHFREMIPLQTTAMNEVTTIMGGLDNIEQAAVNIYKRAKPSLIGICSTGLTETKGDDVESYIKIVRDRHPEIDDCKLVYVSTPDFVGAFQDGWAKAVTKIIEEHVEASPQTTKGQINILPGSHLTPADIEEIKQIVEDFGLSAIILPDISGSLDGHVPEDFSPTTTGGTELGMIKEMGKSLVTLAIGEQMRAAALTLEMKTGVPFYIFDRLTGLSPVDLFMERLSGLSGKPVPGKYRRQRSQLVDAMLDCQFYFGGLKVALGAEPDLLWAIGNFMVEMGALLPAAVTTTDSVLLHNMPCEEVVIGDLEDLEIRARGADLILTHSHGRGASQRLGIPLYRIGLPLFDRVGAAHRLNIGYRGSSNLLFEIANLVIEHHEANEGGKDNPLLNANQKGFNHESCFCNTGFNES; encoded by the coding sequence ATGGCAAAAATAATCTCCAGCAAAAAAGCTTGTTCGGTAAGCCCTCTGAAGATGAGCCAACCTATCGGCGGGGCGCTTGCCTTCATGGGAATAAACCGGTGCATGCCGGTTCTCCATGGCTCTCAAGGCTGCACGGCCTTTGGCCTTGTCCTTTTCGTCCGCCATTTCCGGGAAATGATCCCGTTGCAAACGACGGCCATGAACGAAGTCACAACGATCATGGGAGGACTCGATAACATTGAACAGGCGGCGGTAAATATTTATAAAAGGGCAAAGCCTTCATTGATCGGGATCTGCTCAACCGGGCTTACCGAAACAAAAGGCGACGATGTGGAAAGTTATATAAAAATCGTCCGCGATAGGCATCCCGAGATCGACGATTGCAAGCTTGTTTATGTTTCCACTCCCGATTTTGTAGGGGCATTCCAGGATGGATGGGCAAAGGCTGTAACAAAAATAATAGAAGAGCACGTCGAAGCTTCTCCTCAAACGACAAAAGGTCAAATCAACATCTTGCCTGGTAGTCATCTGACACCGGCGGACATCGAAGAGATCAAGCAAATAGTCGAAGATTTTGGCTTGTCAGCCATTATCCTGCCCGATATTTCAGGTTCTCTTGACGGTCATGTTCCCGAGGATTTTTCACCAACGACAACGGGAGGTACCGAGCTTGGAATGATAAAAGAAATGGGAAAGTCGCTAGTTACCCTTGCTATCGGCGAACAGATGCGGGCAGCGGCTTTGACCTTGGAAATGAAGACGGGTGTTCCTTTTTATATTTTTGATCGTCTCACCGGCCTTAGCCCTGTTGATCTTTTCATGGAACGGCTCAGTGGTTTGTCGGGAAAACCTGTCCCGGGAAAATACCGCCGCCAGAGATCTCAGCTCGTTGATGCCATGCTTGATTGCCAATTTTATTTTGGAGGACTCAAAGTAGCCCTCGGAGCCGAGCCTGATCTATTATGGGCGATCGGGAATTTCATGGTTGAAATGGGAGCTTTACTTCCGGCGGCGGTGACGACCACTGACTCTGTTCTGCTCCATAACATGCCCTGTGAAGAAGTGGTGATAGGAGATCTGGAAGATCTGGAGATTAGGGCCCGAGGAGCCGATCTGATTCTCACCCATTCTCATGGAAGGGGAGCTTCTCAAAGGTTGGGCATCCCCTTGTATCGGATTGGCCTTCCCCTGTTCGATAGGGTGGGTGCGGCTCACCGATTGAACATCGGTTATAGAGGAAGCTCAAATCTTCTTTTTGAAATCGCAAATCTTGTTATTGAGCATCATGAAGCCAATGAAGGAGGCAAAGACAATCCCCTGCTGAATGCAAACCAGAAAGG
- the nifE gene encoding nitrogenase iron-molybdenum cofactor biosynthesis protein NifE → MNALSAKIQEVFQEPACQKNLSKSDKERKKGCTKILQPGAAAGGCAFDGAKIALQPITDVVHLVHGPIACEGNSWDNRGSKSSGPLLYRLGFTTDMNEMDVIYGGEKKLFKAIKEAIERYKPPAVFVYNTCIPALIGDDLEAVCKAAKEKFGVPVVPVQSPGFAGSKNLGNKLAGEALLDYVIGTEEPEITTPFDINIIGEYNLAGELWQVKPLFDKLGIRIAACISGDSRYKEIASCHRARAAMLVCSKAMINIARKMEERYGIPFFEGSFYGISDMSEALRNIARLLVQRGAPEELLSRTEILIRHEEQKAWQRMERYKKKLSGKRVLLITGGVKSWSVVSALQEVGMIVVGTSVKKSTAEDKERIKKIMGEEAHLIEDMTPKEMYKMLKEAQADILLSGGRSQFVALKAKVPWLDINQERHHAYAGYEGMVNLVDQIDRALSNPVWKVVKTAAPWD, encoded by the coding sequence ATGAACGCTCTTTCGGCAAAAATCCAGGAAGTTTTCCAGGAACCCGCCTGCCAGAAGAACCTTTCTAAATCAGACAAGGAAAGGAAGAAGGGATGCACGAAAATACTGCAACCGGGGGCTGCAGCCGGAGGCTGTGCATTCGATGGGGCGAAGATCGCCTTGCAGCCTATTACGGATGTCGTTCATCTTGTTCATGGCCCTATAGCCTGTGAAGGTAATTCCTGGGATAACAGGGGCTCGAAATCTTCCGGTCCCCTGCTTTACCGCCTGGGCTTTACGACGGATATGAACGAAATGGACGTGATTTATGGAGGGGAAAAGAAGTTATTCAAAGCCATAAAAGAGGCGATTGAAAGGTATAAGCCCCCGGCCGTATTTGTGTATAACACATGCATTCCCGCGTTGATCGGGGATGACCTGGAAGCGGTCTGCAAGGCAGCAAAGGAAAAATTTGGAGTACCCGTAGTGCCCGTGCAATCCCCGGGTTTTGCAGGAAGTAAAAACCTTGGGAATAAACTCGCCGGGGAAGCCCTTTTGGACTACGTGATAGGGACTGAAGAGCCGGAAATAACGACCCCGTTTGATATTAACATCATAGGCGAGTATAACCTGGCGGGTGAATTGTGGCAAGTAAAGCCCCTTTTCGACAAGTTGGGTATTCGAATTGCGGCCTGCATCTCTGGAGATAGCCGATACAAGGAAATAGCGAGCTGTCATAGGGCCCGGGCGGCAATGCTTGTCTGCTCCAAGGCGATGATCAACATTGCTAGGAAGATGGAAGAACGTTATGGCATCCCTTTTTTTGAGGGCTCCTTTTATGGAATTTCGGATATGAGCGAAGCTTTAAGGAATATAGCGAGGCTTCTTGTGCAAAGGGGAGCCCCCGAAGAACTGCTTTCTCGAACAGAAATTTTAATCCGCCACGAAGAGCAGAAGGCTTGGCAAAGGATGGAAAGATACAAGAAGAAACTTTCCGGGAAAAGGGTCTTGTTAATAACAGGCGGGGTCAAGTCCTGGTCCGTTGTTTCCGCTTTACAAGAGGTAGGCATGATCGTGGTTGGGACGAGTGTCAAAAAATCCACTGCGGAAGACAAGGAAAGGATAAAGAAAATCATGGGTGAGGAGGCTCACTTGATTGAAGACATGACGCCGAAGGAAATGTACAAGATGCTCAAGGAAGCCCAGGCCGACATACTGCTTTCTGGTGGGAGATCCCAATTTGTAGCTTTGAAAGCCAAGGTCCCCTGGCTAGACATAAACCAAGAAAGACATCATGCCTATGCCGGATATGAAGGAATGGTTAACCTGGTTGATCAGATCGATCGGGCGTTAAGCAATCCGGTTTGGAAAGTAGTCAAGACCGCGGCTCCGTGGGACTAA
- the nifK gene encoding nitrogenase molybdenum-iron protein subunit beta, producing MENMDGTKSQNAENVLDHFNLFRQPQYLRMFEKKKCEFENPAPAEEVEKIREWTKSWDYREKNFAREAISINPSKACQPLGAIFAAVGFEGTLPFVHGSQGCVAYFRSHFSRHFKEPSSCVSSSMTEDAAVFGGLNNMIDGLANSYSLYKPKMIAVSTTCMAEVIGDDLNAFIKNARDKGSIPMDFDVPFAHTPSFVGSHVTGYDNMMKGILSYFWDGKAQTIPPLQRKPVDRINIIGGFDPYTVGNMRELKRILNLMGVNYLIISDNSDVWDTPTDGTFRMYDGGTKLSDISEAIHSKATISIQGFCTEKTLPYIAEKGQETTAFHCPIGVRATDELLMEISRLSGKPIPEELERERGRLVDAIADSTAHIHGKRFALFGDPDMALGLTGFLLELGAEPVHVLCTNGGKEWEEKAKALLNSSPFGKNGNVYAGKDLWHMRSLLFTEPVDFLIGNTYAKYLERDTGTPLIRIGFPLFDRHHHHRYPIWGYQGGLNVLVWILDKIFDEMDKNTIVPAKSDYSFDIIR from the coding sequence ATGGAAAATATGGATGGAACTAAGAGCCAAAATGCGGAAAACGTTCTCGATCATTTTAACTTGTTTAGACAGCCGCAGTACTTGCGGATGTTCGAAAAGAAAAAGTGTGAATTTGAAAACCCAGCTCCCGCTGAAGAGGTGGAAAAAATTAGGGAGTGGACGAAGAGCTGGGACTACAGGGAAAAAAATTTTGCCAGGGAAGCTATTTCCATAAATCCTTCCAAAGCCTGCCAACCCCTGGGAGCCATTTTTGCGGCTGTCGGATTCGAAGGGACGTTGCCGTTTGTCCATGGCTCCCAGGGTTGCGTGGCTTATTTTCGAAGCCATTTCAGCAGGCATTTCAAGGAGCCTTCAAGTTGTGTTTCCTCGTCCATGACTGAAGATGCAGCGGTTTTCGGCGGTCTCAACAACATGATCGATGGATTAGCCAATTCTTATTCTCTCTATAAGCCAAAAATGATCGCCGTTTCGACGACTTGCATGGCTGAAGTGATTGGGGATGATCTTAATGCGTTTATAAAGAACGCCCGGGATAAAGGGAGTATTCCCATGGACTTTGACGTTCCCTTTGCCCACACCCCTTCTTTCGTCGGAAGCCATGTCACAGGCTACGACAACATGATGAAAGGCATTCTTAGTTATTTTTGGGACGGCAAAGCGCAGACTATTCCTCCCCTGCAGAGAAAGCCCGTGGATAGAATAAATATTATCGGCGGTTTTGATCCCTATACCGTTGGGAACATGCGTGAACTCAAAAGGATATTAAATCTGATGGGGGTCAATTACCTGATCATCTCGGATAATAGCGATGTGTGGGATACCCCTACGGACGGCACCTTCCGAATGTACGACGGGGGAACGAAACTGTCGGATATTTCCGAAGCCATCCATTCAAAAGCCACGATCTCGATTCAAGGATTTTGCACGGAAAAAACCCTTCCTTACATTGCCGAGAAAGGGCAAGAAACGACTGCTTTTCATTGTCCTATCGGGGTGCGTGCTACCGATGAACTGCTTATGGAGATCAGCCGGTTATCCGGTAAACCCATCCCGGAAGAACTTGAGAGAGAAAGGGGTAGGTTAGTTGATGCCATAGCCGATTCCACCGCTCATATCCATGGGAAACGTTTTGCCCTATTCGGGGATCCGGATATGGCCCTTGGGTTGACCGGATTCTTACTGGAACTTGGAGCCGAACCTGTACATGTGTTATGTACAAACGGGGGGAAGGAATGGGAGGAAAAAGCCAAGGCGCTTCTAAACTCTTCTCCATTTGGTAAAAATGGCAATGTTTATGCGGGAAAAGACCTTTGGCATATGCGCTCCCTTCTCTTTACCGAGCCGGTTGATTTTCTGATCGGTAATACCTATGCCAAGTACCTCGAGAGAGACACCGGCACTCCTTTAATCCGCATAGGATTCCCGTTATTTGATAGGCATCATCACCACCGTTATCCCATTTGGGGATATCAAGGTGGGTTGAATGTATTGGTATGGATCCTCGACAAGATTTTCGACGAGATGGACAAAAATACGATTGTTCCGGCGAAATCCGATTACAGCTTCGACATAATCCGTTAA
- the nifD gene encoding nitrogenase molybdenum-iron protein alpha chain, with amino-acid sequence MSLTIDSGQASNLKEKNKALIKEVLKAYPEKTAKKREKHLNTFESGKTDCGVKSNIKSLPGVMTIRGCAYAGSKGVVWGPIKDMIHISHGPVGCGQYSWASRRNYYIGTTGVDTFVTMQFTTDFQERDIVFGGDKKLAKALEELQQLFPLNKGITIQSECPIGLIGDDIEAVAKAKSRDFGGKTIVPVRCEGFRGVSQSLGHHIANDSIRDWVLEKTSGRKEDFQGSPYDVAIIGDYNIGGDAWSSRILLEEMGLRVVAQWSGDGSLKELERTPRVKLNILHCYRSMNYISRYMEEKFGIPWVEYNFFGPTKIAESLRKIAGFFDDKIKEGAEKVIEKYKPMVDSVIAKYRPRLEGKKVMLFVGGLRPRHVIGAYEDLGMEVIGTGYEFGHNDDYQRTTHYVKDGTLIYDDVTGYEFEKFVEALKPDLVGSGIKEKYVFQKMGFPFRQMHSWDYSGPYHGYDGFAIFARDMDMAINNPVWKMTAAPWKTKS; translated from the coding sequence ATGAGTCTGACGATCGATAGCGGACAAGCGTCCAATCTAAAAGAAAAAAACAAGGCCCTCATCAAGGAAGTCCTTAAAGCCTATCCAGAAAAGACGGCAAAGAAGAGAGAAAAACATCTCAACACGTTTGAATCGGGCAAGACCGATTGTGGAGTCAAATCGAACATTAAATCTTTACCCGGGGTGATGACCATAAGAGGGTGTGCGTATGCAGGCTCCAAAGGGGTAGTATGGGGACCCATAAAAGACATGATCCACATCAGTCATGGCCCCGTGGGTTGCGGGCAGTATTCTTGGGCTTCACGAAGGAACTATTACATCGGGACTACCGGGGTTGATACCTTTGTAACCATGCAGTTTACGACGGATTTCCAGGAAAGGGACATTGTTTTTGGAGGGGACAAAAAACTGGCCAAGGCTCTTGAGGAACTCCAACAACTCTTTCCCCTCAATAAAGGAATTACCATTCAGTCCGAATGCCCCATCGGGCTCATTGGAGATGATATAGAGGCCGTGGCTAAGGCCAAAAGTCGAGATTTCGGTGGGAAAACAATTGTGCCTGTCCGTTGCGAAGGCTTCAGAGGGGTTTCTCAATCCTTAGGCCATCATATAGCCAACGACAGTATCCGGGATTGGGTATTGGAAAAGACATCTGGAAGAAAAGAGGATTTCCAGGGTAGTCCCTACGATGTGGCTATTATCGGCGATTACAACATCGGAGGAGACGCTTGGTCTTCGCGGATACTCCTTGAAGAAATGGGATTGCGGGTCGTAGCACAATGGTCGGGTGACGGCAGCTTAAAGGAATTAGAAAGGACGCCTAGAGTCAAGCTCAACATTCTCCATTGTTATCGGTCGATGAACTATATCAGCCGATACATGGAAGAGAAATTCGGCATCCCTTGGGTAGAATATAATTTTTTTGGGCCGACGAAAATTGCCGAATCCTTGAGAAAAATTGCCGGCTTCTTTGACGATAAAATCAAGGAAGGAGCCGAAAAGGTTATCGAGAAGTACAAGCCCATGGTCGATTCCGTAATCGCCAAGTATAGGCCTCGGTTGGAAGGTAAAAAAGTGATGCTTTTTGTGGGAGGACTAAGGCCAAGGCATGTGATTGGAGCTTATGAAGATTTGGGAATGGAAGTGATCGGAACCGGATATGAATTTGGTCATAACGATGACTACCAAAGAACAACCCATTATGTGAAGGATGGGACCCTTATTTATGATGATGTCACCGGTTATGAATTTGAAAAGTTTGTCGAAGCGCTTAAACCCGATCTTGTCGGTTCGGGAATTAAAGAAAAGTACGTTTTCCAGAAAATGGGTTTTCCCTTTCGCCAGATGCATTCCTGGGACTATTCCGGTCCTTACCATGGTTACGATGGTTTTGCCATCTTTGCTCGGGACATGGACATGGCCATTAACAATCCGGTCTGGAAAATGACTGCTGCTCCATGGAAAACAAAATCTTAA